From a single Ignavibacteria bacterium genomic region:
- a CDS encoding T9SS type A sorting domain-containing protein: MGYSFNLKDVRLDGNQVDFTEESDSAMALKNSIETKAFNVGDNSELTYSYSYFTSDSAKVLMSLKDGEVVNYSLDLVDAASKEVLKNLASVSYSNKDVNKKRPEYYKLLLKGIGNRTVKLRISSDVSLTDASGVVSTIAKIYSNGSSLKKNSFIEVNYSDVKPVVEYGLSQNYPNPFNPSTVINYQIPKASKVTLKIYDMLGKEVTTLVNEYKEQGRYSVEFNASSLPSGTYIYEIRANGFEKSGKMMLLK; this comes from the coding sequence ATGGGATACAGTTTTAATCTTAAGGACGTAAGACTGGATGGAAACCAGGTGGATTTCACTGAAGAAAGCGATTCAGCAATGGCATTAAAGAATTCCATAGAGACCAAAGCTTTCAACGTGGGTGATAATTCAGAACTAACCTACTCATATTCGTATTTTACAAGCGATTCAGCCAAGGTTCTCATGAGCCTTAAAGACGGTGAAGTAGTAAACTACTCGCTTGACCTTGTTGATGCCGCATCCAAAGAAGTCCTGAAGAATCTTGCTAGCGTAAGCTATTCCAATAAGGACGTAAATAAGAAAAGGCCTGAATACTACAAGCTTCTCTTAAAGGGGATAGGAAACAGGACAGTTAAACTGAGAATAAGTTCGGATGTGTCTCTTACTGACGCTTCAGGTGTGGTAAGCACGATTGCAAAGATTTATTCAAACGGCAGTAGTCTTAAAAAGAACAGCTTTATTGAGGTAAATTATTCTGACGTGAAGCCTGTTGTGGAATACGGCTTAAGCCAGAATTACCCTAATCCTTTTAACCCCTCAACCGTCATAAACTATCAGATTCCGAAGGCTTCAAAGGTGACCCTCAAGATCTATGACATGCTGGGAAAGGAAGTTACAACTCTTGTAAATGAGTATAAGGAACAGGGAAGATATTCAGTTGAATTCAACGCTTCAAGTCTTCCTAGCGGAACCTATATCTATGAAATAAGAGCTAATGGCTTTGAAAAGAGCGGAAAGATGATGCTTCTTAAGTAA
- the rocD gene encoding ornithine--oxo-acid transaminase, which translates to MTSQDYMELEEKYGAHNYHPLPVVLQRGEGVYLWDVEGKRYYDFLSAYSAVNQGHCHPKIIEALTEQAKTLTLTSRAFFNNCLGEYEKYITEYFGYDKVLPMNSGAEADETALKLCRRWAYDKKGIKENEAKIIVCEGNFHGRTITIISMSTDPDSYKGFGPYTPGFIKIPYNDLNALKTALGDPNVAGFLVEPIQGEAGVFVPDEGYLSEAYRLCKEKNVLFIADEVQTGIARTGRLLACDHENVRPDVLILGKALSGGTMPISAVLADDDIMLTIKPGEHGSTFGGNPLAAKVAIASLKVVKDENLAQRASELGELFREEIRKIPSDMIELVRGKGLLNAIVIKPMNGKEAWDVCLKMRDNGLLAKPTHQHIIRFAPPLVITKEQIMESVDIIKKSILEMSKS; encoded by the coding sequence ATGACCTCGCAGGATTATATGGAACTGGAAGAAAAGTACGGTGCTCATAATTATCATCCGCTTCCTGTTGTTCTTCAGCGCGGTGAAGGTGTGTATTTGTGGGATGTCGAAGGCAAAAGATATTATGATTTCCTTTCTGCTTATTCGGCTGTCAACCAGGGACACTGCCATCCGAAGATCATTGAAGCTCTTACAGAGCAGGCAAAGACCCTTACCCTTACCTCAAGGGCGTTTTTTAATAACTGCCTCGGTGAATATGAAAAATATATAACTGAATACTTCGGATACGACAAGGTGCTTCCTATGAATTCAGGAGCCGAAGCCGATGAGACAGCCTTGAAGCTTTGCCGCAGATGGGCATACGACAAAAAGGGGATTAAGGAAAATGAAGCCAAAATTATAGTCTGCGAAGGAAACTTTCACGGCAGGACTATCACAATTATCTCAATGTCCACCGACCCCGACTCTTACAAGGGTTTCGGCCCATATACTCCGGGATTCATAAAAATACCTTACAATGACCTTAACGCACTTAAAACCGCGCTCGGGGACCCGAATGTGGCGGGATTCCTCGTTGAGCCTATTCAGGGTGAAGCCGGCGTCTTTGTGCCCGATGAAGGCTACCTCTCAGAGGCCTACAGGCTCTGCAAAGAGAAAAACGTCCTTTTTATTGCAGATGAAGTCCAGACCGGCATTGCAAGAACCGGAAGGCTTCTGGCGTGCGACCATGAAAATGTAAGGCCCGACGTTCTGATCCTTGGCAAGGCGCTCTCAGGCGGCACTATGCCTATCTCAGCCGTTCTGGCCGATGACGACATTATGCTTACAATTAAGCCCGGCGAGCATGGCTCCACCTTCGGCGGCAACCCGCTGGCGGCAAAAGTCGCAATAGCCTCTCTGAAAGTTGTAAAAGATGAAAACCTGGCCCAGAGAGCCTCTGAACTGGGAGAACTTTTCAGGGAAGAAATCAGAAAGATCCCAAGCGATATGATTGAACTCGTACGCGGCAAGGGACTCTTAAATGCGATTGTTATAAAACCTATGAATGGTAAGGAAGCCTGGGACGTATGCCTTAAAATGAGGGATAACGGACTGCTTGCAAAGCCTACCCATCAGCACATAATCCGCTTTGCCCCTCCTTTGGTTATTACAAAAGAGCAGATTATGGAATCTGTGGATATAATTAAAAAGTCGATCCTCGAGATGAGCAAATCTTAA
- a CDS encoding phosphatase PAP2 family protein: MTEFLYSIDLAVFYFFNHSIANPAFDRFFVFITDVNHWYIAYLILLGIAFVKGGRTGKIAAVGALVLIAASDQLSSFFIKHWVARIRPCNALPDARKLIECSGSYSFPSSHAVNNFAAAVFFYRIYPNLKWVLFISAFLVALSRVYVGRHYPSDIIGGAIIGSALGYIFSLAALRLDSYIKERYNKTLTEDAK, encoded by the coding sequence ATGACAGAATTTTTATACTCCATAGACTTAGCCGTTTTTTATTTTTTCAATCACAGCATTGCCAATCCGGCATTCGACCGTTTTTTTGTTTTTATAACGGACGTCAACCACTGGTATATAGCTTATCTTATACTTTTGGGAATCGCCTTTGTAAAAGGAGGCAGGACTGGCAAGATCGCGGCCGTGGGAGCCCTGGTGCTCATTGCGGCATCGGACCAGCTGAGCAGCTTTTTTATAAAGCACTGGGTTGCACGCATCCGCCCCTGCAACGCTCTACCCGATGCGAGGAAGCTCATTGAATGTTCTGGGTCCTATTCCTTCCCATCCTCACACGCCGTAAACAATTTTGCCGCGGCAGTTTTCTTCTACAGGATATACCCGAACCTAAAATGGGTCCTTTTTATTTCGGCATTCCTGGTTGCTTTATCCAGAGTCTACGTAGGCCGCCATTACCCGTCGGATATAATTGGAGGCGCCATAATCGGGAGCGCTTTGGGCTACATATTCTCCCTGGCGGCATTAAGGCTTGATAGTTACATTAAAGAAAGATATAATAAAACATTAACTGAAGACGCAAAATAA
- a CDS encoding T9SS type A sorting domain-containing protein produces MKVKLILFAIFIFAQTLAAQVVTLYPSFATENDSIRVVFNIQQATRKDLVGYTGDVYTHTGVTVGTSRWQHVIGTWGSNTTQPKLKRIGVDQYELVIGKPHDFYKAGSSEKITELDFVLRSAETTNGTWKQTEDIFIKLFEPGLSLTILSPKQFPVFLMPGESADIKASASKASTKTVFVNNVQLFQTSNDTLVYSYKPADTGKKTVKIVAQDAQGGTKADSFYIYANSSVVQQELPAGVKDGINYIDANTVTLVLYAPYKKFVYVTGDFNNWDIDPAYYMKRTSDGKRFWVTIPNLASGNEYAFQYYVDGQLKIADPYTDKVLDPWNDKYITSDIYPNLKAYPTGKGDNVVSVLQTAQTAFNWTAAGYKRPDKENLVIYELLVRDFVSTHSFKTLSDTISYFKRLGVNAIELMPVSEFEGNESWGYNPSFYFAPDKYYGPKDEFKKFVDVCHANGIAVIMDIVLNHSFGTNPMVRLYWDDTKSAPSALNPWFNQVSPNTAYSWGYDFNHESQATKDFVDRVTSYWISEYKIDGYRFDFTKGFTNTPGDGSAYDLSRITILKRMADKIWTVDPSAYVILEHFTDNNEEKTLTDYGMMIWGNLNNNYMQASMGYLQNSDLSWGSYKNRGWSKPGLVTYMESHDEQRLMYKNVNFGAQSGSYNVKDTSQALNRVKLASAFFFTIPGPKMIWQFEELGYDYSIDFNSRVGNKPIRWDYLKQPRREKLFKVMQALISLKTNYPAFKSSNYSVSLSDLVKRITISDPSMNVAVIGNFDVITRSSSIAFPTTGTYYDYFTGLGIEVTNTQTPVELQAGEFHIYTSQKLPLPEKDILNTVNDKGARIESYGLEQNYPNPFNPSTLISYELARDSRVSLKVYDIMGREVAALVDGFQSKGKYSREFTGKNLSSGIYFYELRADNFTAIRKMMLLK; encoded by the coding sequence ATGAAAGTTAAACTTATACTGTTTGCCATTTTTATTTTTGCGCAGACCCTGGCCGCTCAGGTTGTGACACTCTATCCATCCTTTGCCACTGAAAATGATTCGATCAGGGTTGTATTTAATATTCAGCAGGCCACAAGAAAAGACCTGGTTGGATACACGGGTGATGTTTATACGCATACCGGTGTAACAGTAGGAACATCGAGATGGCAGCACGTTATCGGAACCTGGGGCAGTAATACCACACAGCCAAAATTAAAAAGAATAGGTGTGGACCAGTATGAACTTGTAATCGGAAAGCCGCACGATTTCTACAAAGCCGGTTCTTCGGAAAAAATTACGGAGCTGGACTTTGTTCTCAGGAGTGCCGAAACCACGAACGGGACCTGGAAACAGACAGAAGACATATTTATCAAACTTTTTGAGCCTGGGCTGAGTCTGACCATTCTTTCCCCGAAACAGTTCCCAGTGTTTCTTATGCCGGGTGAATCCGCAGACATAAAGGCCTCAGCCTCAAAGGCTTCAACAAAAACCGTGTTCGTAAATAATGTGCAGCTATTCCAGACCTCAAATGATACTTTAGTATACAGCTATAAGCCGGCAGATACGGGAAAGAAAACCGTCAAAATTGTGGCTCAGGACGCTCAGGGAGGCACAAAGGCGGATTCTTTTTATATTTATGCCAATTCTTCAGTTGTACAGCAGGAGCTTCCAGCCGGTGTGAAAGACGGCATTAACTATATAGATGCAAATACCGTTACGCTTGTTCTTTATGCGCCGTATAAGAAGTTTGTCTATGTTACGGGTGATTTTAACAACTGGGATATAGATCCGGCATATTACATGAAACGCACCTCCGACGGTAAAAGATTCTGGGTTACAATCCCGAACCTGGCTTCCGGGAATGAATATGCATTCCAGTACTACGTGGACGGGCAGCTTAAGATTGCGGATCCTTATACCGATAAAGTGCTCGACCCATGGAATGATAAATATATTACTTCCGATATCTACCCCAATCTTAAAGCTTATCCGACAGGCAAGGGGGACAATGTCGTTTCTGTGCTACAGACCGCCCAGACCGCTTTCAACTGGACTGCTGCGGGCTATAAGCGTCCTGACAAGGAAAACCTGGTAATATATGAGCTCCTGGTAAGGGATTTTGTTTCAACACACAGCTTTAAGACTCTGAGCGATACCATAAGCTATTTTAAGCGCCTTGGTGTTAACGCTATTGAACTTATGCCTGTCTCGGAATTTGAGGGCAATGAAAGCTGGGGATATAACCCAAGTTTTTACTTTGCTCCCGACAAATACTACGGGCCAAAAGATGAATTTAAGAAATTTGTTGATGTGTGCCACGCTAACGGCATAGCTGTTATAATGGATATTGTCCTTAACCACAGCTTCGGCACTAACCCGATGGTAAGGCTTTACTGGGATGATACAAAAAGCGCCCCGTCAGCTCTTAACCCCTGGTTTAACCAGGTATCTCCAAACACAGCTTATTCATGGGGCTATGATTTTAATCATGAAAGCCAGGCGACAAAGGATTTTGTTGACCGTGTGACATCGTACTGGATTAGCGAATACAAAATTGACGGCTACAGGTTCGATTTTACAAAGGGTTTTACAAACACTCCCGGCGACGGCTCGGCTTATGATTTATCGCGCATTACAATCTTAAAGCGCATGGCTGACAAGATCTGGACTGTGGACCCTTCGGCTTACGTCATACTGGAGCACTTTACAGACAACAACGAGGAAAAAACGCTCACTGACTACGGTATGATGATATGGGGCAACTTAAATAACAATTACATGCAGGCTTCAATGGGATACCTCCAGAATTCGGATTTATCCTGGGGCTCGTACAAAAACAGGGGCTGGTCAAAGCCGGGTCTTGTCACATACATGGAAAGTCATGACGAGCAAAGGTTAATGTATAAGAATGTAAACTTCGGCGCTCAGTCGGGCAGCTATAACGTTAAGGATACAAGCCAGGCCCTGAACCGTGTGAAGCTTGCTTCTGCATTCTTCTTTACTATTCCGGGGCCCAAGATGATCTGGCAGTTTGAAGAGCTTGGCTACGACTATAGTATTGACTTTAATTCCAGAGTGGGCAACAAGCCTATACGCTGGGATTACCTGAAGCAGCCCAGGCGTGAAAAGCTATTTAAGGTAATGCAGGCCCTGATCAGTCTGAAAACAAATTATCCGGCATTCAAGAGCAGCAACTACTCAGTGTCGCTAAGTGACCTGGTAAAGAGGATAACGATCAGTGATCCATCGATGAATGTGGCAGTTATTGGAAACTTTGACGTTATAACAAGGAGTTCCAGCATTGCATTTCCAACTACAGGAACTTACTATGATTACTTTACCGGCCTCGGCATTGAGGTTACAAATACGCAGACGCCGGTTGAACTTCAGGCGGGTGAATTCCATATTTACACGAGCCAGAAGCTCCCTCTTCCCGAGAAGGACATTCTGAATACAGTAAACGATAAGGGTGCCAGGATAGAAAGCTACGGACTGGAGCAGAATTATCCAAACCCTTTTAACCCGTCCACGCTCATCAGTTATGAACTTGCCAGGGACTCAAGAGTTTCGCTGAAGGTTTACGACATAATGGGGCGTGAGGTTGCAGCGCTCGTAGACGGATTCCAGAGCAAGGGTAAATACAGCAGGGAGTTCACGGGGAAGAATCTTTCAAGCGGGATTTACTTTTATGAATTAAGGGCAGACAATTTTACCGCAATCCGCAAGATGATGCTTCTCAAGTAG
- a CDS encoding T9SS type A sorting domain-containing protein — protein sequence MNKIKKFLAVTCSLAFLTGWGGAGHSKINYNTVLYFPKEISQFNSWNTILQQHASDADNRKGSDPTESKKHFIDIDSYSEFNSTGRIPEDYQTMVRTYGSSYVDAQGTLPWATVTAVDSLKSAFQRKDWAKAQLFAADLGHYVGDGHMPLHITKDYNGRNGTQKGIHGRYDDIAKYLPDQIVFLPDTAQYVGDVSRFVFDYLYANNRYVDSVYYADSIAIKKTNGQANSAYYNYFWENGKGYTNMLFNRAAKSLASLIYTAWVNAGKPQLSSTLVEKENNAPESFELMQNYPNPFNPETVIKYRINTPGHVRLSLFNVLGKEVATLFEGERPSGEFSLKVNANSLNIESGIYFYRLEAGSLIETRKMTVLK from the coding sequence ATGAATAAAATCAAGAAATTTTTAGCCGTTACCTGTTCCCTGGCCTTTTTAACGGGCTGGGGAGGCGCGGGCCACAGCAAGATAAACTATAATACCGTCCTTTATTTCCCGAAAGAGATCTCGCAGTTTAATTCCTGGAATACAATCCTTCAGCAGCATGCCTCGGATGCCGATAACAGGAAAGGTTCCGATCCTACTGAAAGCAAAAAGCATTTTATTGATATTGACAGCTACAGTGAGTTCAACTCAACGGGCAGAATACCGGAAGATTACCAGACAATGGTAAGAACTTACGGCTCTTCTTATGTGGATGCACAGGGAACACTTCCCTGGGCGACTGTTACTGCGGTCGATTCACTGAAAAGCGCATTCCAAAGAAAAGACTGGGCAAAGGCTCAGCTCTTTGCAGCAGACTTAGGTCACTACGTGGGTGACGGGCATATGCCTCTGCATATTACAAAAGATTACAACGGAAGAAACGGTACACAAAAAGGCATACATGGCCGGTACGATGACATAGCCAAATATCTCCCGGATCAGATAGTGTTCCTGCCGGATACAGCGCAATATGTAGGTGATGTTTCAAGGTTTGTTTTTGATTATCTGTATGCAAACAACCGCTACGTGGATTCAGTCTATTATGCCGATAGTATAGCAATAAAGAAAACCAACGGGCAGGCAAACAGCGCCTATTACAATTACTTCTGGGAGAATGGTAAAGGCTACACAAATATGCTCTTTAACAGAGCGGCCAAAAGTCTGGCTAGTCTGATCTACACGGCCTGGGTTAACGCAGGCAAGCCGCAGTTGAGCAGCACGCTTGTTGAAAAGGAGAATAACGCCCCTGAGAGTTTTGAGCTCATGCAGAACTACCCGAATCCCTTTAATCCTGAGACTGTTATTAAGTACCGCATTAATACCCCGGGACACGTGAGGCTAAGCCTTTTTAACGTGCTGGGAAAAGAAGTTGCCACACTTTTTGAGGGTGAGAGGCCCTCGGGAGAATTCAGTTTGAAAGTAAATGCCAATAGTCTTAATATTGAAAGCGGAATTTATTTCTACAGACTTGAGGCCGGAAGCCTTATTGAGACGAGAAAAATGACTGTTCTTAAATAG
- a CDS encoding T9SS type A sorting domain-containing protein: MKAVILLVFFLFTFFEADAQSTNVKINKTNNQPEEVSITINPANPLNIAAGANLNNYYYSFDGGKSWNEGTLTSTYGVWGDPSLAFDASGNLYFLHLSAPPANIGFWIDRMVVNKSSDGGKSYDQGTGIGYNPPRKNQDKGWITSDLTNSIFRNNLYISWTQFDKYGSTLPTDSSRILFSRSTDGGQNWSNPIVISDSSGDCRDSSNTVEGAVPAIGPNGEVYISWSGPTGIKFDKSLDGGLTFGQDIYAAAQPGGWDFQVRGISRCNGMPITLCDNSNSKYRGNIYINWSDQRNGYGNTDVFFTRSTDGGKTWSGTRKVNGTNVLDRDQFFSWAAVDPVRGHIWIVYYDRSQTEGTATDVFVSKSTDGGETFTSTKISESSFVPDSAEFFGDYINIAAYDGKVYPIWMRMDKSQLSIWTALIDEGPVGVKSGGSSLPGQYYLSQNYPNPFNPSTTIDYSLAEAGYAKIIVYDTLGKVISVVSEGFQDKGRHSVQFSAKGLSSGLYYYRLITGKFSGSKKMILFK, from the coding sequence ATGAAGGCCGTAATTCTACTGGTATTTTTTCTTTTTACCTTCTTTGAGGCAGACGCCCAGAGTACAAATGTCAAAATCAATAAGACTAATAACCAGCCCGAAGAAGTCTCCATTACAATCAATCCCGCCAACCCCCTCAACATTGCTGCCGGGGCAAATTTAAATAATTACTACTATTCTTTTGACGGCGGCAAAAGCTGGAACGAAGGGACACTGACTTCCACCTACGGCGTCTGGGGCGACCCCTCGCTTGCCTTCGATGCCTCGGGAAACCTCTACTTCCTGCACCTTTCGGCACCTCCGGCAAACATCGGCTTCTGGATAGACCGCATGGTGGTAAATAAATCTTCCGACGGGGGCAAAAGCTACGACCAGGGGACCGGCATCGGATATAACCCTCCCAGGAAAAACCAGGATAAGGGTTGGATTACTTCCGACCTGACTAATTCAATTTTCAGAAATAATCTCTATATCTCCTGGACGCAGTTTGATAAGTACGGCTCCACTCTCCCCACCGACAGCTCACGCATCCTTTTCTCACGCTCCACAGACGGGGGACAAAACTGGAGCAATCCAATCGTAATAAGCGACTCCAGCGGCGACTGCCGCGACAGCAGTAATACAGTCGAGGGCGCTGTTCCTGCTATCGGCCCCAATGGCGAGGTATACATCAGCTGGTCCGGCCCAACAGGAATTAAGTTCGATAAATCACTTGACGGAGGCCTCACCTTCGGGCAGGATATCTATGCCGCCGCTCAGCCCGGAGGATGGGATTTCCAGGTCCGGGGCATAAGCCGCTGCAACGGAATGCCCATAACACTCTGCGACAACAGTAACTCCAAATACAGGGGCAATATTTATATTAACTGGTCCGACCAGCGTAACGGCTACGGCAATACCGACGTATTCTTTACCCGCTCCACCGACGGCGGCAAAACGTGGTCCGGGACCCGGAAGGTTAACGGCACAAATGTACTGGACCGCGACCAGTTCTTCTCATGGGCTGCGGTCGACCCCGTTCGGGGACACATCTGGATTGTCTATTACGACAGGAGCCAGACCGAAGGCACTGCAACTGACGTCTTTGTCTCTAAATCCACCGACGGGGGTGAAACCTTTACATCAACTAAAATCAGTGAAAGCTCATTTGTCCCCGATTCAGCAGAGTTTTTCGGCGACTATATAAACATTGCAGCCTACGACGGCAAGGTATACCCAATATGGATGAGAATGGATAAAAGTCAGCTCAGCATCTGGACTGCCCTTATTGACGAGGGCCCTGTAGGCGTTAAATCAGGCGGAAGCTCTTTACCCGGGCAGTACTACCTGTCACAGAACTACCCTAACCCTTTTAATCCTTCTACAACAATTGATTATTCACTTGCCGAAGCCGGCTACGCTAAAATTATTGTTTACGATACACTTGGCAAAGTAATTTCCGTGGTCTCAGAGGGCTTTCAGGACAAAGGCAGGCATTCGGTGCAGTTCAGCGCAAAAGGGCTTTCTTCAGGCCTTTATTATTACCGGCTTATAACAGGTAAATTTTCCGGTTCGAAAAAAATGATCTTATTTAAATGA
- a CDS encoding CoA-binding protein yields MTSINQIQRFLSLKRIAFIGVSRGEKDYTRNLFREFQSRGYDVIPVNPMASEIEGLKCFGQVSEITPQPEAALVFTTAVPLQTIMDECNSTGVKNVWVYNGRDKGKEVEQVEDFSRTHGINFISGYCPFMFLKDSAFIHRFHGFFARLSGSYPVS; encoded by the coding sequence ATGACCTCAATAAATCAAATCCAGCGTTTTCTTTCCCTTAAAAGGATAGCTTTTATCGGCGTCTCCAGAGGTGAAAAAGACTATACACGTAATCTTTTCAGGGAGTTTCAGTCAAGAGGATACGACGTTATTCCTGTTAACCCCATGGCTTCCGAAATCGAGGGCCTGAAGTGCTTTGGCCAGGTAAGTGAAATTACCCCTCAGCCTGAAGCCGCTCTGGTCTTTACCACAGCTGTTCCCCTTCAGACTATTATGGACGAGTGCAATTCTACTGGCGTTAAAAACGTCTGGGTCTATAACGGGAGGGACAAGGGAAAAGAAGTTGAGCAGGTGGAGGATTTCAGCAGAACCCATGGCATTAACTTTATTTCTGGCTACTGCCCCTTTATGTTCCTTAAAGACAGCGCTTTCATACACAGATTCCACGGATTTTTTGCCAGACTAAGCGGCAGCTACCCGGTCAGTTAA
- a CDS encoding SDR family oxidoreductase, producing the protein MTELAGKTALITGGGSGIGKAIASACVQEGINVVIASRREDVLNNTTEELNGLSKGKAAYVACDVRKQSDIARAVKFTKDLFGTVDILVNNSGLGVDKYVIDCPEEEWDLVLDTNLKGTFLMTKEVLPLMKKQKSGYIINISSQAGKHGYPQAAPYCASKFGIMGFSEALQTEVRDFGVHVNCLCPALVQVPAPKDKKDILPGVLQTEDLASTVMFLLKQPRHIKYEDIGLFHF; encoded by the coding sequence ATGACTGAACTCGCAGGAAAAACCGCGCTTATAACCGGAGGCGGAAGCGGTATAGGAAAGGCAATTGCTTCGGCATGCGTGCAGGAGGGGATTAACGTCGTTATTGCATCCAGACGAGAAGACGTGCTTAATAATACCACAGAAGAACTCAATGGCCTCAGCAAGGGGAAAGCAGCTTATGTAGCCTGTGACGTAAGAAAACAAAGCGACATCGCCCGTGCCGTTAAATTTACAAAGGATCTTTTCGGAACGGTTGATATTCTTGTCAATAATTCAGGCCTTGGGGTGGATAAGTATGTAATCGACTGCCCGGAAGAGGAGTGGGACCTGGTCCTTGATACGAACCTTAAAGGCACTTTTCTTATGACAAAGGAAGTTTTGCCGTTAATGAAAAAGCAGAAAAGCGGTTACATCATAAACATATCTTCGCAGGCAGGCAAGCACGGCTACCCCCAGGCCGCCCCCTACTGCGCCTCAAAATTCGGCATTATGGGGTTTTCCGAGGCCCTGCAGACAGAAGTAAGGGACTTCGGCGTGCACGTCAACTGCCTCTGCCCGGCGCTGGTACAGGTACCGGCGCCAAAGGATAAAAAAGACATCCTTCCCGGAGTGCTTCAGACCGAAGACCTGGCTTCAACCGTAATGTTTCTCTTAAAGCAGCCCAGGCACATTAAATATGAAGACATCGGGCTATTTCATTTTTAG
- a CDS encoding redox-sensing transcriptional repressor Rex, with the protein MATEELKPIPEPSLRRLPIYLQYLKHARQAGKNEISTTLIAGDLKLDPTQVRKDLAYTGIIGKPKVGYNVDTLIKGIEDYLNWNNLSDAFLAGVGNLGLAMLGFEQFTKYGIRIVALFDNDERKIGTEVSGVPVLPVEKMTGLAERMHIHIGIITVPASAAQTVAEMMVEGGIKAIWNFAPVMLRLPEDIIVENAQFATSLAVLTRKLAESIKQGE; encoded by the coding sequence ATGGCAACAGAAGAATTAAAACCCATTCCGGAACCTTCACTTAGAAGGCTTCCTATTTATTTGCAATATCTTAAACACGCCCGCCAGGCGGGAAAAAACGAGATTTCCACTACACTGATTGCCGGGGACCTTAAGCTGGATCCCACACAGGTAAGAAAAGACCTGGCATATACCGGCATAATCGGCAAACCCAAGGTCGGATATAACGTAGATACTCTGATCAAGGGAATTGAAGACTACCTCAACTGGAATAACCTCAGCGACGCTTTTCTTGCCGGGGTTGGAAACCTGGGCCTTGCAATGCTCGGTTTTGAACAATTTACAAAGTACGGCATCAGGATAGTTGCCCTTTTTGACAACGATGAGCGTAAAATCGGCACCGAGGTAAGCGGGGTACCTGTTCTGCCCGTTGAAAAAATGACCGGCCTGGCAGAAAGAATGCACATACATATAGGCATAATTACAGTCCCCGCCTCTGCAGCTCAAACGGTGGCAGAAATGATGGTGGAAGGAGGAATTAAAGCCATATGGAACTTTGCACCGGTTATGCTCAGGCTGCCAGAGGATATAATAGTTGAAAATGCACAGTTTGCCACGAGCCTTGCCGTTCTGACACGCAAACTGGCTGAATCCATAAAACAGGGTGAATGA
- the nuoE gene encoding NADH-quinone oxidoreductase subunit NuoE yields MIAEKQILSRTRKFGKVCEILDRYSNDSAKLIPILQAVQEEYRYLPEEVLTFVATSLNLSPARVYGVATFYSHFALEPKGKYVIRVCDGTACHVKGSMSLAEVVMEKLNLDEKRRTTPDMLFTLETVSCLGACGLAPVMVINDEVHGQMTPEKTGTLIDQIIEMEKSYARNN; encoded by the coding sequence ATGATTGCCGAAAAGCAAATTCTCAGCCGGACAAGGAAATTCGGGAAAGTTTGTGAGATTCTTGACCGTTATTCCAATGACTCGGCAAAGCTGATACCTATTCTGCAGGCAGTGCAGGAGGAATACCGCTACCTGCCGGAAGAAGTACTTACCTTTGTTGCCACTTCCTTAAATCTTTCACCTGCCAGGGTTTACGGCGTAGCTACTTTCTACTCCCACTTTGCCCTGGAACCTAAAGGTAAATATGTAATCCGCGTCTGCGACGGTACGGCTTGCCACGTAAAAGGCTCAATGTCTTTGGCCGAAGTTGTAATGGAAAAGCTCAACCTCGACGAAAAACGCCGAACAACCCCCGATATGCTCTTTACACTTGAGACTGTCTCATGCCTCGGCGCATGCGGACTTGCACCGGTTATGGTGATAAATGACGAGGTTCACGGACAGATGACACCCGAGAAAACCGGAACTTTGATTGACCAAATTATTGAGATGGAGAAAAGTTATGCAAGAAACAATTAA